From Nicotiana tabacum cultivar K326 chromosome 15, ASM71507v2, whole genome shotgun sequence, the proteins below share one genomic window:
- the LOC107789190 gene encoding uncharacterized protein LOC107789190 translates to MHKTLSFPSPDTMKIPTTRGLATNSTAPFLSRISKSASALKWVPQYQPCWVEFRVSLSNGSARCTNSSVHASSPAIQSDFNSNILHIPKAKLQLVGETVEKVIYSCRFFAILAVWGSLIGSFLCFIKGCTYVISSFQEYFTSQAKVILFLVEAIDIYLLGTVMLVFGMGLYELFISNLDKSKSMSEERTPYRSNLFGIFTLKERPKWLEIKTVSGLKTKIGHVIVMLLLIGLFEKSKKAVIHTPLDLLCFSASVLLCSGCLFLLSRLTEEN, encoded by the exons ATGCACAAAACTTTAAGCTTTCCGTCTCCAGACACCATGAAAATACCAACCACTAGAGGCTTAGCTACAAACTCTACAGCTCCATTCTTGAGCAGAATCTCAAAATCAGCTTCAGCACTTAAATGGGTTCCTCAATATCAGCCTTGTTGGGTCGAATTTCGGGTCTCCTTGTCAAACGGGTCAGCTCGTTGCACTAATTCATCAGTTCATGCGTCATCCCCTGCTATTCAGTCGGACTTTAATTCAAACATACTGCATATTCCAAAAGCAAAGTTACAACTTGTAGGGGAAACTGTAGAGAAG GTTATATACAGCTGTCGGTTTTTTGCTATTCTTGCAGTCTGGGGTTCATTGATCGGCTCATTTCTCTGTTTTATCAAG GGTTGCACTTATGTAATATCATCATTCCAAGAATACTTCACAAGCCAAGCAAAGGTCATACTGTTTCTTGTTGAGGCTATCG ATATATATCTGTTAGGAACAGTGATGTTAGTCTTTGGCATGGGTCTCTATGAGCTCTTCATCAGCAACCTTGACAAGTCAAAATCAATGTCAGAGGAAAGAACTCCATATAGATCAAATCTTTTCGGGATATTCACTCTAAAG GAACGGCCAAAATGGTTGGAGATAAAAACTGTTAGTGGGTTGAAGACCAAAATTGGTCATGTAATCGTAATGCTTCTTCTCATTGGTTTGTTCGAGAAGAGTAAGAAGGCTGTTATACACACACCATTAGATCTGCTTTGCTTCTCAGCTTCAGTGTTGCTTTGCTCTGGCTGCCTGTTTCTGCTTTCTAGACTCACCGAGGAGAATTGA
- the LOC107764915 gene encoding protein MODIFYING WALL LIGNIN-1-like, with translation MEKHQVIFPLLVFFVIALGFISFSLFIAAEFKKSKKKDLRLDGKYCYFPGSAAFGLGIAALTCLFIAQFIGNLLICRKLFSRDKTENSSKVEKKSLIAGLFLALSWISFGIAVILIGASTIMSRNQHFGEGWLDGECYIVKDGVYTGSAILVLVTLSSTLGSAIMKIRKRNQVEQDRKVLQQVLQ, from the exons ATGGAAAAACACCAAGTCATATTTCCATTGCTTGTCTTCTTTGTTATTGCCCTTGGTTTTATCTCCTTCTCTCTTTTCATAGCTGCTGAATTCAAGAAATCAAAG AAGAAAGATCTGAGACTAGATGGGAAGTACTGTTACTTCCCTGGAAGCGCGGCGTTTGGATTGGGAATTGCAGCTTTAACATGTTTATTCATTGCTCAATTCATTGGAAACTTGCTAATATGCAGAAAGTTGTTCTCAAGGGATAAAACTGAAAACAGTTCCAAGGTTGAGAAGAAGTCCCTCATTGCTGGCCTCTTTTTGGCACTTTCTTG GATCAGCTTTGGAATTGCTGTAATTTTAATAGGGGCATCCACAATCATGAGCAGAAATCAGCACTTTGGTGAAGGATGGTTAGATGGAGAATGCTACATAGTCAAAGATGGTGTCTACACTGGCTCAGCAATTTTGGTGTTGGTCACTTTAAGTTCAACTCTTGGTTCAGCCATCATGAAAATAAGGAAGAGGAATCAAGTTGAACAAGATAGGAAAGTGCTTCAGCAAGTACTTCAATAG